From Betta splendens chromosome 3, fBetSpl5.4, whole genome shotgun sequence, the proteins below share one genomic window:
- the eprs1 gene encoding bifunctional glutamate/proline--tRNA ligase isoform X2: protein MALLNLTINSSNPPLGALLAAEHVKSSVQVSVEEGKATQLQVSDLVQFNDSNSICRYLARVAPALGLYGANMMEQTEVDHWLEFSARRLCGQAGLTVALGELDKALSLRTFLVGHSLTLADLSIWAALKGHEEWPEQGKPFSHVSRWFSFLSSQVPFTSVGNKYNAKKASVAKSNTNEKKQDVGKFVELPGAEMGKVVVRFPPEASGYLHIGHAKAALLNQHYQVTFKGKLIMRFDDTNPEKEKEDFEKVILEDVAMLQIHPDQFTYTSDHFPTILRFAEQLLSEGKAYIDDTPPEQMKQEREQRIESKCRNNTVEKNMQMWSEMQAGTQYGQTCCMRAKIDMNSNNGCLRDPTLYRCKNTPHPRTGNSYNVYPTYDFACPIVDSLEGVTHALRTTEYHDRDEQFYWIINALRLRKPYIWEYARLNLNNTVLSKRKLTWFVDQGYVDGWDDPRFPTVRGVLRRGMTVEGLKQFIAAQGGSRSVVNMEWDKIWAFNKKVIDPVAPRFTALSSSYAVPVFVPEASEEMKEVAKHPKNAEVGMKEVWYGPRVLIEGADAETFSEGEVVTFINWGNLIITKINKGTDGKVVSLEARLNLDNKDYKKTTKITWLADTNSASLLPTICITYQPLISKAVITKDDDFKDYINKNSKLEEKMLGDPCLKSLKKGDIIQLQRRGFYICDQPYEPVSPHSCKESPCVLLYIPDGHTKEMPTTGSKDKNKAQAASTNPPAPSTKAASAPAPAPAPAPTSAGNLFSSIVAQGEAVRQLKAAKSPKEEVDKAVQQLLSLKAQFKKETGMDYKPGMAPPTASPAPPTASPAPPTASPAPPTASPAPPTASPAPPTASPAPPTLAADSSSCPYTLVTQQGELVRKLKSEKAPKDQIDVAVKQLLALKAEFKKLTGQEYKPGMAPPPHASPPSPPTNSSSSSTLYERVAQQGEVVRKLKTEKAPKDQIDAAVKQLLTLKAEYKQATGQEYKPGAAPVQPAAVPVQNTPTPTPAPATTGLYEKVSDQGEVVRKLKTEKAPKDQVEAAVKQLLALKAEYKQQTGQEYKPGQAPASSAQTGSSSPSTKSGSAPQELFSQVAQQGELVRKLKSEKAPKDQVDEAVKTLLDLKSKYKTLTGEEYKPVAAAGATGGEEKNRKEKENKSEKQGGAAGGGKKGKGDKAGQGKESSGGAGGSGEGQGPKKQTRLGLEAKKEENLADWYSQVITKSEMIEYYDVSGCYVLRPWAFSIWEAIKEFFDREIKKLGVENCYFPMFVSQAALEKEKTHIADFAPEVAWVTRSGKTELAEPIAVRPTSETVMYPAYAKWVQSHRDLPIKLNQWCNVVRWEFKHPQPFLRTREFLWQEGHTAFATKEEAAEEVLQILDLYARVYEELMAIPVVKGRKTEKEKFAGGDYTTTVEAFISASGRAIQGATSHHLGQNFSRMFEIMFEDPKKPGEKELAYQNSWGITTRTIGVLTMVHGDNMGLVLPPRVACLQVVIIPCGITASLPEKEKDVLLAQCSKYLSRLQDAGVRVKVDLRDNYSPGWKFNHWELKGVPIRLEVGPKDLQQRQCVAVRRDSGAKMTIPEAEVEKKLTTMLEDIQNSLFRKASDDMKNNMVAVDTMEQFQKELDQGKIVQIPFCGGIECEDWIKKTTAKDQDLEPGAPSMGAKSLCIPFSPLKKLQPGQMCVSGKEPAQYYTLFGRSY, encoded by the exons ATGGCGCTGTTGAACCTCACCATCAACTCAAGCAACCCGCCACTAG GGGCACTGCTGGCAGCCGAGCACGTGAAGAGCAGCGTGCAGGTGTCGGTGGAGGAAGGCAAAGCTACACAGCTTCAAGTCTCAGA TTTGGTCCAGTTTAATGATTCTAACTCCATCTGTCGATACCTGGCTCGAGTGGCTCCTGCTCTTGGCCTCTATGGAGCCAACATGATGGAGCAGACTGAG GTCGACCACTGGTTAGAGTTCAGTGCCCGGCGGCTGTGTGGTCAGGCTGGTTTGACCGTGGCTCTGGGTGAACTGGACAAGGCCCTTTCTCTGCGGACCTTCCTGGTTGGACATTCCCTGACCCTGGCTGATCTCTCCATCTGGGCTGCCCTCAAAG GTCATGAGGAGTGGCCAGAACAGGGCAAACCGTTCTCCCACGTCAGTCGCTGGTTCTCTTTCCTGAGCTCACAGGTTCCTTTCACTTCTGTGGGCAACAAGTACAACGCCAAGAAGGCGTCAGTGGCCAAATCCAAT ACAAACGAGAAGAAGCAGGATGTTGGGAAGTTTGTGGAACTGCCAGGAGCTGAAATGGGCAAGGTGGTGGTGAGATTCCCGCCTGAGGCTAGTGG ATACCTGCATATCGGCCACGCCAAGGCTGCTCTGCTAAACCAGCACTACCAGGTCACCTTCAAAGGCAAGCTCATCATGCGCTTCGATGACACCAACccagagaaggaaaaggaggactTTGAGAAG gTAATCCTGGAAGACGTCGCCATGCTCCAGATCCATCCTGACCAGTTCACATACACGAGCGACCATTTCCCCACCATACTGCGAtttgctgagcagctgctttctgAGGGCAAAGCCTACATCGATGACACCCCTCCTGAGCAGatgaagcaggagagagagcaACGCATTGAATCCAAATGCAGAAATAACA CGGTGGAGAAGAACATGCAGATGTGGTCGGAGATGCAAGCTGGCACACAGTACGGTCAGACCTGCTGCATGAGGGCCAAGATTGACATGAACTCCAACAATGGCTGCCTGAGAGACCCCACCCTCTACCGCTGCAAGAACACTCCCCACCCTCGCACTGGAAACTCATACAA cgTCTACCCAACATATGACTTTGCCTGCCCCATCGTAGACAGCTTGGAGGGTGTCACTCACGCTCTCAGGACCACTGAGTACCATGATCGTGATGAGCAGTTCTACTGGATAATCAATGCCTTGCGCCTCAGGAAGCCTTACATCTGGGAGTATGCCAGGCTGAATCTCAACAACACCGTGCTGTCTAAGAGAAAGCTCACCTGGTTTGTTGACCAGGGATACGTTGATGGCTG GGATGACCCTCGGTTCCCCACGGTCAGAGGAGTCCTGAGACGAGGAATGACTGTAGAGGGCCTGAAACAGTTCATAGCAGCACAG GGTGGTTCACGGTCAGTAGTGAACATGGAGTGGGACAAGATCTGGGCTTTCAATAAAAAG GTTATTGACCCAGTTGCTCCCAGATTCACAGCGCTGTCCAGCTCCTATGCTGTTCCTGTGTTCGTCCCAGAGGCTtcagaggagatgaaggaggtGGCCAAACACCCCAAG AATGCAGAGGTGGGCATGAAGGAGGTTTGGTACGGACCTCGAGTTTTGATTGAGGGAGCAGATGCTGAGACTTTCTCAGAGGGCGAGGTGGTCACTTTCATTAACTGGGGCAACCTCATCATTACAAAAATCAACAA AGGGACTGATGGCAAGGTTGTGTCCCTGGAAGCCCGTCTGAACCTCGATAACAAGGACTACAAGAAGACCACAAAGATCACGTGGTTGGCTGACACAAACAGTGCCTCCCTGCTGCCCACCATCTGTATCACCTACCAGCCTCTCATCTCCAAAGCCGTCATCACTAAAGATGACGACTTCAAAGATTAcatcaataaaaacagcaag CtggaggaaaagatgcttgGAGATCCCTGCCTTAAGAGCCTGAAGAAAGGTGACATCATCCAGCTCCAGAGACGAGGCTTCTACATCTGTGACCAGCCCTATGAACCAGTCAG CCCTCACAGCTGCAAGGAGAGTCCCTGTGTTCTACTCTATATTCCTGACGGTCACACCAAGGAGATGCCAACCACTGGATCCAAGGATAAGAACAAGGCCCAGGCAGCTTCCACCAACCCT CCTGCTCCATCTACTAaggctgcttctgctccagcgCCTGCTCCGGCACCTGCCCCAACCTCAGCTGGCAACCTCTTCTCTAGCATCGTAGCTCAGGGTGAAGCGGTCCGCCAGCTAAAGGCTGCCAAATCCCCTAAAGAAGAGGTGGACAAGGcggttcagcagctgctgtctctAAAG GCACAGTTTAAGAAAGAGACAGGTATGGACTACAAGCCAGGCATGGCTCCTCCCACagcatctccagctcctcccacagcatctccagctcctcccacagcatctccagctcctcccacagcatctccagctcctcccacagcatctccagctcctcccacagcatctccagctcctcctaCATTGGCTGCAGACTCCTCCTCTTGTCCATATACTCTTGTCACGCAACAGGGCGAGCTGGTCAGGAAACTGAAGTCAGAGAAGGCTCCCAAG GACCAGATTGATGTAGCAGTGAAGCAGCTCCTCGCACTCAAAGCTGAGTTTAAAAAGCTCACTGGACAGGAATACAAACCAGGGATGGCCCCGCCCCCCCATGcttcccctccttctcctccaaccAACTCCTCGTCTTCTTCGACCCTGTATGAGCGTGTTGCGCAACAGGGGGAGGTCGTGAGGAAACTGAAGACTGAAAAAGCTCCTAAG GACCAGATTGATGCAGCAGTAAAACAGCTGCTCACCCTTAAAGCAGAGTACAAACAAGCGACAGGTCAGGAGTACAAGCCTGGAGCAGCCCCAgttcaacctgctgctgtcccAGTCCAgaacacccccacccccacacctGCCCCTGCCACCACCGGCCTCTATGAGAAGGTTTCTGATCAAGGAGAAGTAGTCAGGAAGTTGAAGACTGAAAAGGCCCCCAAG GATCAAGTCGAGGCTGCAGTGAAGCAGCTATTGGCTTTAAAGGCAGAGTACAAACAGCAGACTGGGCAGGAGTACAAACCAGGCCAAGCCCCAGCGAGCTCTGCCCAGACTGGATCCAGCTCACCATCAACAAAGTCAGGTTCTGCTCCACAGGAGCTTTTCTCACAGGTTGCCCAACAGGGAGAGCTTGTGAGAAAGTTGAAGTCCGAGAAGGCTCCTAAG GACCAGGTGGATGAAGCTGTGAAGACGCTACTTGACCTGAAGAGCAAGTACAAGACTCTTACTGGAGAGGAATACAaaccagtggctgctgctggtgccactggaggagaggagaagaaccGCAAGGAAAAGGAGAATAAGTCTGAGAAacagggaggagcagcaggaggagggaagaagggTAAAGGAGACAAGGCTGGTCAGGGCAAGGAGTcctcaggaggagcaggaggctcaGGAGAGGGTCAAGGTCCCAAGAAACAAACACG TTTGGGCTTAGAGGCCAAGAAAGAGGAGAACCTGGCTGACTGGTACTCACAG GTCATCACTAAATCAGAGATGATTGAGTACTATGACGTCAGTGGCTGCTATGTCCTACGGCCATGGGCTTTCTCCATCTGGGAGGCCATTAAAGAGTTCTTTGACCGAGAAATTAAGAAGCTGGGGGTGGAGAACTGCTACTTCCCAATGTTTGTGTCTCAGGCTGCgctggagaaagaaaagaccCACATTGCAGACTTTGCTCCAGAG GTTGCCTGGGTAACCCGGTCAGGAAAGACAGAGCTGGCAGAGCCTATTGCTGTGAGACCCACCAGTGAGACAG TGATGTACCCAGCCTACGCTAAATGGGTTCAGTCCCACAGAGACCTGCCAATCAAGCTCAACCAGTGGTGCAATGTTGTC AGATGGGAGTTCAAACACCCACAGCCATTTTTGAGGACAAGGGAGTTCTTGTGGCAGGAGGGACATACAGCATTTGCCACCAAAGAAGAGGCAGCTGAGGAG GTGCTGCAGATCCTGGATCTTTATGCCAGGGTTTATGAGGAGCTGATGGCGATACCCGTGGTGAAAGGAAGAAAAACGGAGAAGGAGAAATTTGCAGGAGGAGATTACACTACAACAGTGGAGGCCTTCATTTCTGCCAGTGGCCGAGCCATTCAG gGTGCCACATCCCACCATCTGGGGCAGAACTTCTCAAGGATGTTTGAGATCATGTTTGAAGACCCAAAGAAGCCTGGAGAGAAGGAGCTAGCTTACCAGAACTCCTGGGGTATTACAACCAGGACCATCGGTGTCCTCACCATGGTCCACGGAGACAACATGGGACTCGTCCTCCCACCTAGAGTCGCCTGCCTGCAG GTCGTTATCATCCCGTGTGGAATCACTGCCTCCCTaccagagaaggagaaggatgTGCTGTTGGCCCAGTGCTCTAAATATCTGAGCAGGCTGCAGGATGCTGGAGTCAGAGTGAAAGTTGACCTCAGAGACAACTATTCCCCAGGGTGGAAGTTCAACCACTGGGAACTTAAG GGGGTTCCTATTCGTCTGGAAGTGGGCCCTAAAGATTTGCAGCAGCGTCAGTGCGTCGCAGTGAGGAGAGACTCTGGTGCAAAGATGACAATTCCAGAGGCTGAGGTGGAGAAGAAGCTGACTACCATGTTGGAGGACATCCAGAACAGTCTGTTTAGGAA AGCTTCTGATGACATGAAGAACAACATGGTGGCTGTAGACACAATGGAACAGTTCCAGAAGGAACTGGACCAGGGCAAG ATTGTCCAGATCCCGTTCTGTGGAGGAATAGAGTGTGAGGACTGGATCAAGAAAACCACTGCCAA GGACCAGGATCTGGAGCCTGGAGCTCCATCCATGGGCGCCAAAAGCCTCTGCATCCCCTTCTCTCCCCTGAAGAAGTTGCAGCCTGGACAGATGTGTGTCAGCGGCAAGGAGCCTGCCCAGTACTACACCCTGTTTGGACGCAGCTACTAA
- the eprs1 gene encoding bifunctional glutamate/proline--tRNA ligase isoform X4 — protein sequence MALLNLTINSSNPPLGALLAAEHVKSSVQVSVEEGKATQLQVSDLVQFNDSNSICRYLARVAPALGLYGANMMEQTEVDHWLEFSARRLCGQAGLTVALGELDKALSLRTFLVGHSLTLADLSIWAALKGHEEWPEQGKPFSHVSRWFSFLSSQVPFTSVGNKYNAKKASVAKSNTNEKKQDVGKFVELPGAEMGKVVVRFPPEASGYLHIGHAKAALLNQHYQVTFKGKLIMRFDDTNPEKEKEDFEKVILEDVAMLQIHPDQFTYTSDHFPTILRFAEQLLSEGKAYIDDTPPEQMKQEREQRIESKCRNNTVEKNMQMWSEMQAGTQYGQTCCMRAKIDMNSNNGCLRDPTLYRCKNTPHPRTGNSYNVYPTYDFACPIVDSLEGVTHALRTTEYHDRDEQFYWIINALRLRKPYIWEYARLNLNNTVLSKRKLTWFVDQGYVDGWDDPRFPTVRGVLRRGMTVEGLKQFIAAQGGSRSVVNMEWDKIWAFNKKLPISCLKVIDPVAPRFTALSSSYAVPVFVPEASEEMKEVAKHPKNAEVGMKEVWYGPRVLIEGADAETFSEGEVVTFINWGNLIITKINKGTDGKVVSLEARLNLDNKDYKKTTKITWLADTNSASLLPTICITYQPLISKAVITKDDDFKDYINKNSKLEEKMLGDPCLKSLKKGDIIQLQRRGFYICDQPYEPVSPHSCKESPCVLLYIPDGHTKEMPTTGSKDKNKAQAASTNPPAPSTKAASAPAPAPAPAPTSAGNLFSSIVAQGEAVRQLKAAKSPKEEVDKAVQQLLSLKAQFKKETGMDYKPGMAPPTASPAPPTASPAPPTLAADSSSCPYTLVTQQGELVRKLKSEKAPKDQIDVAVKQLLALKAEFKKLTGQEYKPGMAPPPHASPPSPPTNSSSSSTLYERVAQQGEVVRKLKTEKAPKDQIDAAVKQLLTLKAEYKQATGQEYKPGAAPVQPAAVPVQNTPTPTPAPATTGLYEKVSDQGEVVRKLKTEKAPKDQVEAAVKQLLALKAEYKQQTGQEYKPGQAPASSAQTGSSSPSTKSGSAPQELFSQVAQQGELVRKLKSEKAPKDQVDEAVKTLLDLKSKYKTLTGEEYKPVAAAGATGGEEKNRKEKENKSEKQGGAAGGGKKGKGDKAGQGKESSGGAGGSGEGQGPKKQTRLGLEAKKEENLADWYSQVITKSEMIEYYDVSGCYVLRPWAFSIWEAIKEFFDREIKKLGVENCYFPMFVSQAALEKEKTHIADFAPEVAWVTRSGKTELAEPIAVRPTSETVMYPAYAKWVQSHRDLPIKLNQWCNVVRWEFKHPQPFLRTREFLWQEGHTAFATKEEAAEEVLQILDLYARVYEELMAIPVVKGRKTEKEKFAGGDYTTTVEAFISASGRAIQGATSHHLGQNFSRMFEIMFEDPKKPGEKELAYQNSWGITTRTIGVLTMVHGDNMGLVLPPRVACLQVVIIPCGITASLPEKEKDVLLAQCSKYLSRLQDAGVRVKVDLRDNYSPGWKFNHWELKGVPIRLEVGPKDLQQRQCVAVRRDSGAKMTIPEAEVEKKLTTMLEDIQNSLFRKASDDMKNNMVAVDTMEQFQKELDQGKIVQIPFCGGIECEDWIKKTTAKDQDLEPGAPSMGAKSLCIPFSPLKKLQPGQMCVSGKEPAQYYTLFGRSY from the exons ATGGCGCTGTTGAACCTCACCATCAACTCAAGCAACCCGCCACTAG GGGCACTGCTGGCAGCCGAGCACGTGAAGAGCAGCGTGCAGGTGTCGGTGGAGGAAGGCAAAGCTACACAGCTTCAAGTCTCAGA TTTGGTCCAGTTTAATGATTCTAACTCCATCTGTCGATACCTGGCTCGAGTGGCTCCTGCTCTTGGCCTCTATGGAGCCAACATGATGGAGCAGACTGAG GTCGACCACTGGTTAGAGTTCAGTGCCCGGCGGCTGTGTGGTCAGGCTGGTTTGACCGTGGCTCTGGGTGAACTGGACAAGGCCCTTTCTCTGCGGACCTTCCTGGTTGGACATTCCCTGACCCTGGCTGATCTCTCCATCTGGGCTGCCCTCAAAG GTCATGAGGAGTGGCCAGAACAGGGCAAACCGTTCTCCCACGTCAGTCGCTGGTTCTCTTTCCTGAGCTCACAGGTTCCTTTCACTTCTGTGGGCAACAAGTACAACGCCAAGAAGGCGTCAGTGGCCAAATCCAAT ACAAACGAGAAGAAGCAGGATGTTGGGAAGTTTGTGGAACTGCCAGGAGCTGAAATGGGCAAGGTGGTGGTGAGATTCCCGCCTGAGGCTAGTGG ATACCTGCATATCGGCCACGCCAAGGCTGCTCTGCTAAACCAGCACTACCAGGTCACCTTCAAAGGCAAGCTCATCATGCGCTTCGATGACACCAACccagagaaggaaaaggaggactTTGAGAAG gTAATCCTGGAAGACGTCGCCATGCTCCAGATCCATCCTGACCAGTTCACATACACGAGCGACCATTTCCCCACCATACTGCGAtttgctgagcagctgctttctgAGGGCAAAGCCTACATCGATGACACCCCTCCTGAGCAGatgaagcaggagagagagcaACGCATTGAATCCAAATGCAGAAATAACA CGGTGGAGAAGAACATGCAGATGTGGTCGGAGATGCAAGCTGGCACACAGTACGGTCAGACCTGCTGCATGAGGGCCAAGATTGACATGAACTCCAACAATGGCTGCCTGAGAGACCCCACCCTCTACCGCTGCAAGAACACTCCCCACCCTCGCACTGGAAACTCATACAA cgTCTACCCAACATATGACTTTGCCTGCCCCATCGTAGACAGCTTGGAGGGTGTCACTCACGCTCTCAGGACCACTGAGTACCATGATCGTGATGAGCAGTTCTACTGGATAATCAATGCCTTGCGCCTCAGGAAGCCTTACATCTGGGAGTATGCCAGGCTGAATCTCAACAACACCGTGCTGTCTAAGAGAAAGCTCACCTGGTTTGTTGACCAGGGATACGTTGATGGCTG GGATGACCCTCGGTTCCCCACGGTCAGAGGAGTCCTGAGACGAGGAATGACTGTAGAGGGCCTGAAACAGTTCATAGCAGCACAG GGTGGTTCACGGTCAGTAGTGAACATGGAGTGGGACAAGATCTGGGCTTTCAATAAAAAG CTGCCAATTAGCTGTCTGAAg GTTATTGACCCAGTTGCTCCCAGATTCACAGCGCTGTCCAGCTCCTATGCTGTTCCTGTGTTCGTCCCAGAGGCTtcagaggagatgaaggaggtGGCCAAACACCCCAAG AATGCAGAGGTGGGCATGAAGGAGGTTTGGTACGGACCTCGAGTTTTGATTGAGGGAGCAGATGCTGAGACTTTCTCAGAGGGCGAGGTGGTCACTTTCATTAACTGGGGCAACCTCATCATTACAAAAATCAACAA AGGGACTGATGGCAAGGTTGTGTCCCTGGAAGCCCGTCTGAACCTCGATAACAAGGACTACAAGAAGACCACAAAGATCACGTGGTTGGCTGACACAAACAGTGCCTCCCTGCTGCCCACCATCTGTATCACCTACCAGCCTCTCATCTCCAAAGCCGTCATCACTAAAGATGACGACTTCAAAGATTAcatcaataaaaacagcaag CtggaggaaaagatgcttgGAGATCCCTGCCTTAAGAGCCTGAAGAAAGGTGACATCATCCAGCTCCAGAGACGAGGCTTCTACATCTGTGACCAGCCCTATGAACCAGTCAG CCCTCACAGCTGCAAGGAGAGTCCCTGTGTTCTACTCTATATTCCTGACGGTCACACCAAGGAGATGCCAACCACTGGATCCAAGGATAAGAACAAGGCCCAGGCAGCTTCCACCAACCCT CCTGCTCCATCTACTAaggctgcttctgctccagcgCCTGCTCCGGCACCTGCCCCAACCTCAGCTGGCAACCTCTTCTCTAGCATCGTAGCTCAGGGTGAAGCGGTCCGCCAGCTAAAGGCTGCCAAATCCCCTAAAGAAGAGGTGGACAAGGcggttcagcagctgctgtctctAAAG GCACAGTTTAAGAAAGAGACAGGTATGGACTACAAGCCAGGCATGGCTCCTCCCACagcatctccagctcctcccacagcatctccagctcctcc taCATTGGCTGCAGACTCCTCCTCTTGTCCATATACTCTTGTCACGCAACAGGGCGAGCTGGTCAGGAAACTGAAGTCAGAGAAGGCTCCCAAG GACCAGATTGATGTAGCAGTGAAGCAGCTCCTCGCACTCAAAGCTGAGTTTAAAAAGCTCACTGGACAGGAATACAAACCAGGGATGGCCCCGCCCCCCCATGcttcccctccttctcctccaaccAACTCCTCGTCTTCTTCGACCCTGTATGAGCGTGTTGCGCAACAGGGGGAGGTCGTGAGGAAACTGAAGACTGAAAAAGCTCCTAAG GACCAGATTGATGCAGCAGTAAAACAGCTGCTCACCCTTAAAGCAGAGTACAAACAAGCGACAGGTCAGGAGTACAAGCCTGGAGCAGCCCCAgttcaacctgctgctgtcccAGTCCAgaacacccccacccccacacctGCCCCTGCCACCACCGGCCTCTATGAGAAGGTTTCTGATCAAGGAGAAGTAGTCAGGAAGTTGAAGACTGAAAAGGCCCCCAAG GATCAAGTCGAGGCTGCAGTGAAGCAGCTATTGGCTTTAAAGGCAGAGTACAAACAGCAGACTGGGCAGGAGTACAAACCAGGCCAAGCCCCAGCGAGCTCTGCCCAGACTGGATCCAGCTCACCATCAACAAAGTCAGGTTCTGCTCCACAGGAGCTTTTCTCACAGGTTGCCCAACAGGGAGAGCTTGTGAGAAAGTTGAAGTCCGAGAAGGCTCCTAAG GACCAGGTGGATGAAGCTGTGAAGACGCTACTTGACCTGAAGAGCAAGTACAAGACTCTTACTGGAGAGGAATACAaaccagtggctgctgctggtgccactggaggagaggagaagaaccGCAAGGAAAAGGAGAATAAGTCTGAGAAacagggaggagcagcaggaggagggaagaagggTAAAGGAGACAAGGCTGGTCAGGGCAAGGAGTcctcaggaggagcaggaggctcaGGAGAGGGTCAAGGTCCCAAGAAACAAACACG TTTGGGCTTAGAGGCCAAGAAAGAGGAGAACCTGGCTGACTGGTACTCACAG GTCATCACTAAATCAGAGATGATTGAGTACTATGACGTCAGTGGCTGCTATGTCCTACGGCCATGGGCTTTCTCCATCTGGGAGGCCATTAAAGAGTTCTTTGACCGAGAAATTAAGAAGCTGGGGGTGGAGAACTGCTACTTCCCAATGTTTGTGTCTCAGGCTGCgctggagaaagaaaagaccCACATTGCAGACTTTGCTCCAGAG GTTGCCTGGGTAACCCGGTCAGGAAAGACAGAGCTGGCAGAGCCTATTGCTGTGAGACCCACCAGTGAGACAG TGATGTACCCAGCCTACGCTAAATGGGTTCAGTCCCACAGAGACCTGCCAATCAAGCTCAACCAGTGGTGCAATGTTGTC AGATGGGAGTTCAAACACCCACAGCCATTTTTGAGGACAAGGGAGTTCTTGTGGCAGGAGGGACATACAGCATTTGCCACCAAAGAAGAGGCAGCTGAGGAG GTGCTGCAGATCCTGGATCTTTATGCCAGGGTTTATGAGGAGCTGATGGCGATACCCGTGGTGAAAGGAAGAAAAACGGAGAAGGAGAAATTTGCAGGAGGAGATTACACTACAACAGTGGAGGCCTTCATTTCTGCCAGTGGCCGAGCCATTCAG gGTGCCACATCCCACCATCTGGGGCAGAACTTCTCAAGGATGTTTGAGATCATGTTTGAAGACCCAAAGAAGCCTGGAGAGAAGGAGCTAGCTTACCAGAACTCCTGGGGTATTACAACCAGGACCATCGGTGTCCTCACCATGGTCCACGGAGACAACATGGGACTCGTCCTCCCACCTAGAGTCGCCTGCCTGCAG GTCGTTATCATCCCGTGTGGAATCACTGCCTCCCTaccagagaaggagaaggatgTGCTGTTGGCCCAGTGCTCTAAATATCTGAGCAGGCTGCAGGATGCTGGAGTCAGAGTGAAAGTTGACCTCAGAGACAACTATTCCCCAGGGTGGAAGTTCAACCACTGGGAACTTAAG GGGGTTCCTATTCGTCTGGAAGTGGGCCCTAAAGATTTGCAGCAGCGTCAGTGCGTCGCAGTGAGGAGAGACTCTGGTGCAAAGATGACAATTCCAGAGGCTGAGGTGGAGAAGAAGCTGACTACCATGTTGGAGGACATCCAGAACAGTCTGTTTAGGAA AGCTTCTGATGACATGAAGAACAACATGGTGGCTGTAGACACAATGGAACAGTTCCAGAAGGAACTGGACCAGGGCAAG ATTGTCCAGATCCCGTTCTGTGGAGGAATAGAGTGTGAGGACTGGATCAAGAAAACCACTGCCAA GGACCAGGATCTGGAGCCTGGAGCTCCATCCATGGGCGCCAAAAGCCTCTGCATCCCCTTCTCTCCCCTGAAGAAGTTGCAGCCTGGACAGATGTGTGTCAGCGGCAAGGAGCCTGCCCAGTACTACACCCTGTTTGGACGCAGCTACTAA